ATAAGGTGGATGTAGAACAGTTGTGCCCTACCTCAGAGTGGCGGCAGCGGTGGTGGTGCTGGCGTGCTCTGCCAGACCTGCTCTGTCTTATTCCCTggccaagatttcttttttaatcaaggGTTTGAAATTAAAACTTTCAAACTGCTGGGCTGTGGGAGCTCGAAGCTTCTCTTGAGTTCAAGTCTGTGAATCTGCGTGTAGATTTTtgatatgggggcacctgggtggagcatctgccttgggctcagggcatgaccccagcgtcccgggatcgagtcctgcatcgggctccctgcatggagcccgcttctccctctgcctgtgcctctgcctctctctctgtgcctcatgaataagtaaaatctttaaaaaaaaaaaaaaaagaacgttgACATGGTAATGCTTTATAAATAACCTTTATAATAACTCTGTCAACAGTCTCTACATTAATAGGTATGAACATGAGCCCTCAACTACCCGGAGAACTGGACCCTCAGGGCTCTGCTGTTGCCAGTGAGGAAAacttctgttttataattttttcaaaacttGTAGAAAGCACTCGATAAATTATTATGGAATtgatcatgaatgaataaatgagtggatgGTCAGACAGACTGATGGGCTCAGGACATGCTACCCCCAAGGCCTGGCACCGTGGCGTGTTGAACATCTTACCCTGagcttttggggggaaaaaatgcctGAAGCAAGAAAGTCACTCTGCCCCCGTCCCCTGAACTTCCCTGAAATAAGCCCTAAATCCCCTACGTGAAAGGTATCCGCGTGCCGGGGAGAGAGgacatccttatcaccagagacGGGGGTTCCTCTCCGAGAGATCTGCCTGAACCAACCTCGCTAGACTAACCCTGATCTTCCTGCTGCGTCACCCTCACTACCCCAGCCTGGTCCCCGCCTCTCAATTCTTCACGCGTTCATCGTCTCGTTGTGTGAAAGGCACGAAAACGTCCTTCTGTTGTGAAGGTTCTCATGTACGTGGGAAAGTTCGAGAAAACGCACATGCTTTTCTCCTGTTCGTGTTTGTCAGTTTAACtttcagacccagccagggaCCCTCGGAGGACGGAGGAAAGCTCTCTCCTCCCCTACGCTcgtcaccccctccctccctcaatgATTAACACGGTCACAGCACAACGAGAAACACTGATGTCACACGTTTTCAGATCTCACTGGTCCCGGGGCCAGGCACTGGGACAATCCCCActtctcagatgaggaaactgagtcacggTGAGGGAAGGGGCTGTCCTGTGTCTCGTACAGCCGGTCACAGGGGGCAGTGGGGATTTGACCAAAGCTTTCTGGCTCTAGGGCCGTTTtggagggggaggcggggagagTGGGAATTTCCAGGCTGTTCTGGAGACTCGAGGCAGGATGAGCCTAAGGCGGGGGCCCCTGCGGGGACGGCTGGCTCTGGTCCAGTTCCGGCCAACAGGACAGGACAGTGACCTCTCCCGGGACCAGGGCTTATCTCCAGCTCCCTCATCTGGAAAGCTCAGCTTTGTGAAAACAAGAAACACAAGAGTTGGGAACCGGACAGGTGGCTTCAGCCCTCACCAGCAGGAGACCGGAGGCAAGAGGAGTTGGCAGCCTGCGGTCGAGTGTCCAGAGCGGCAGACGCTACAGACTAAAAGGCGGAGGCTGGCAAGAGTCTACAGGGACGCcggggtgctcagtggttgagtcccgcgtcaggctccccgcagggagcctgcttctccctgtgcccgtgtctctcatgaataaacaaatatttgagaaaaagagtctACAAAAGCTGGCCTTTCTGGAAGAGCAGGCTGTTGAGACGGTCGGTCGGAAGCTCCATTCCCGTCTGGCCCTTCCCTGGACCCGGCCTTCCTGCCGTCCGCCCCCAGCCAGGGGCAGCTGGAGCTCCGAGCTGCTCGGGCCCCAGGCCTTCTCCTTCTTACACCCCGGCCACGAGTGAATCCTGCCGCTCTGCCTCCAGAACACAGCCGAGGGCTGCCCTGTTGGGAAAGGCCGCCTCCTGCAAGCTGGCTGCATCCCACTCGCCGGTCACAAAGGGGCCTTGAGGCTGGAACACTTCCTTACCCAGAGATGCAGAGCCCACGCAGGCGGAGCTGACCTTGTCACCCGTGTGGGAATATCTTACTCTGTTTCAAGTCCAAGGTTTGCTCTCTTGTTCTGCTCAAGCATGCGTGTCATGTGGCCCCCGGCCCACGCCACTGCTGCGCCTGTCCTCGGGGAGCGTCCTCCCACCGGGGCCGGAGAGGGGTGAGAGTAAGGGCGCGGGGGTTACTGCTGGCCAGGGGGGactgacccccctcccccccatcccaccGAAGCTGGTCTTGTCCTTTCTCGGTGCGAGTAGAGCGTGGTCCGTCCAGGGCGCGCCTGCCCCGCTGCCCTCGGTGCCCCGACCTCCAGCACGCAGTGGGCAGGACTCGGATGTCCCTCCTGGGACCGAGAACGGGTGCGTGGTGTTCTGTTCAATGTGGCCAGCAGCACCCCCACCTCTCCCCGCCCACCCGAGCCAACAGGGGCCTTTCAGAGTGTAGGTCAGACCGTCAAGCCCTCCAGCGGCCCCAGCGCACTCAGAACAGGCCAAAGTCCCCACATGCCCTCCTAACCCTTTGCTACCGGGTCCCTGCTGCCCTTCTGACctcattctttcctccctcccttggtTCCAGCCACGCCGGCCTCCTGACTATGCCCGGAAACAGGCTGGGCAGGCACACACATGCTCAAGCCTTCCCGCGAGCTGTTCCCCTGCCTGGAAGCTCTCACATCAAAGGGAATCGCCTGGTACTTGGGGCTTTTTCCCCGATGTTGGCAGCCCCAGCAGCTAGAGGACTCCCAGCTCCCACAGGCTCTTGGTTGCTTGTTGAACGAATGCTAGAATGTCAGTTAGGAGACCTGCTGTTTGGAGAGGGGGCACCCCACTGGGGGCCCTCGCTGTCCCTGGGCCTCGGATCAGGGCCCTGCTCTTGCAGGCCAACCGTCCGGCTCCCGGGGCCACTTGGCCTGCGGGTTCGGGGAGCCAGAGTAGCTGGGAGGTTCAGTCGCCGTCCCCCGAAGCCAGAGCAGCCCCTGGCCAATGACCAGAAAGCCCAGCTCCCCTGCTTCGCCTCAAGCCAGACACTGCATTCAGGGTGTGCTTCTGGGGACCCCTACCTAAGACAGGGGCCCtctctgcacaccccccccccctgtAAAGATCTGGTCTGATTTGAGGATCTGGGACTATGAGGACCCAGAGTCTCTGAATATACTCTTCCCGCTGCTTGACACAGGCAGTTAGCGGCCCCCCCACTGCGTCCCCCTCACCTTGTCATTCCCCTTGAAAACCTGATATATTCACAACATACACACGGGCATGTGCGGCGCAagcctgccatgtgccaggggCTGGTGTAAGCAGGGGACCCAGAACTTGCCCCGGAGGCCCCACCTCCGCCCCCCAAGGCTGCCCTGACCACGAGCTTGCAGGGTCCTCCCTTCTAGCCCACACTCCTCTAGTTCACCACCTACTCGCTCATGAACGACACACGGGCTCGCTTGGCGGGTTTCAAGTTCATGCTAACACGTCGCAGGGGCCACTCTGCAATCTGCTCACACGGGGGGACCGACGTTGACAGAAACAGGTGTGGTTTATTCACACACGCGGGCTGCTGAGCCACATCCAGAGTGCACGTACCACGGATTATCTATTCACCCGCCTGACGGTGAAGCTGCCCCCGCTCGGTGTCCCTGGGTGCCAAGTGCAGGTCCCTCCCCACAGGACCCTTGCGGGGCTCCTGCCTCCTGACAGAGACTCCTGAGGTCTGTTCCCTGAGAGCAGGCTCCAGGTTCAGCCCCGCAGCCCTGGCTCAGCAGCAGCAGGTCCTGAGCGCCCTCGGATGGATGGACACGGGGCGTGGGGGGTGCGTGCCGGGGACAAGTGGGCCGGCCTGGGAGAGCGCAGGCACTTGGTCCAGTCGACACAGGGTAGGAGCCTGGCTGTGGGATGCTCGGGGCTTCTGGGTGCTGGTCCCCGTCCCCCTGACGGCAAGACCCAGGGTCTGCCCAGAAGAGGTCACCCCCCGCCTACGGACCCCACAGCACCCCAGGATCAAGGAGCAGCCCACCAACTGTGCCGCCACTTCGGGAGCTTTCCAAGGGCCGGACACTGCACGCTTCCCCTGCATCACCACCCCGGCAGCATTATTAGCTTCTTTCCAGAAGACACTGAGGTCAGAGGCGTCAAGTCGCTCGAGATTCAAGCCGGTACCCGAGCCCTCTGACTCAGACACATGGAGGCCGCTGGCACCACGCAGCGCCCTCCACTGCTGGGCCTTCGCTGGGCCAATGCGGGGTGCAGGGTGGGCCCGGCTGCCCGTGAGGCCACGTCCTCCCACAGCAGACAGGGCAGCTGAGCCCCGGTTCCCTGTGGACTCAAAGGGGAAATCGCAGGCAGGTCCAGGCACGGCCCGGCTGGGGGTTACAGGCTCAAAGTGCACGTAGCCACGTGCCCCGACGCCAACACCGGGCTTCAGGAAGGGCCGCCCGAGGCTGTGGTGGGTCCCAGGTGCCATCCCCAAGCCCAAGAACCCCATGCCGCAAGCCACCAGGCAGCGAGCCGGGCTGCTCCAGGGCTGAGTGCAACCCGCAGGCAGCTCAGAGGCCAAGAGCCGCGGGCAGAGCCTGGCTCGGGCAAGACTGGGACGGGGCTGCACGGGGCAGCTGTGGGAGGCGACGAGACCCCAGGTTCCCGGCCCTGGCCCAGCGAAGGGAGAGGcggctgcagggagcctgggacgGGTGAGCACTCAGGGCACCTGATGGGGGTTGGGGACAGGGGAACGTAGTCCAAGACAGGGGCGTGGGGTCAGGAGTGTCTCTGGGATGCCACCCGCGGCGCAAGGGGGGTGATGCCGCTGGGCCATCTCCGGGCTCCACCACCCTCGCCCCTGCGCTGCGGCCAAAGCCGGCTGGCCTCAATACCCTTGCGGGGAGTGGCCCCTGCCCTCTGAGCCTACAAAGGGGTCCGCAGGCACCTCTGGTGACTCAATCGTCTGGTAGTCACTGCGCTCCTGTGACGGCCCAAGGAAACCTGGGGGGTcacaggggaaggagaaagatgaaGGGTGAGGACTCGGGACATTCTACTGAGCCCCAACCAAGATCCACCCCCGACCAGGAGGGCACTGAGACGCCGAGGGGATGACAGTCCCCAGCTTTTGGCCGGTGCGCTAGTCTTCCTGTAACCCTACAGAGTAGGTGTtctttttatctatcatctatctatcatctatctatctatctatctatctattttattttatttatttttcgagCGGGTGCTCTTAACAGATGGGGAACCTGAGGCTCCAAGAGAGAACCTGACTGGCCCCGAGCGCAGAGCCTGAAGCTGAGGGCATTATGCCAGGGTGGCGTGAGCCCGCAGCCAGTGCCCTGGCCACCCTGCACTGGCCTTCCCGGAGCAGCCCGCGCTCAGCGCTCTCTGCCCTGGGCCCGCAGGGTCCTCCCCGCACAGTGGACACCACATGACTGTGCAGAAGGCCCAGAGCTGGCACTCGCAGAGCCCAGGGTGCCGGGGGGGGGGACTCCGTGTGCCCATGCTCTTCGCTCCCATCCTGCCCTGCACACCGTCCTGTGACCCAGCACAAGTCCCAGGGGCTCTGGGCGCCCACTCCCTCATCTGTCCCATGGCAAGAATGTTCCTGGCCGTCCCCAgctgcaggccaggccagggcaatGCTGAGGCCACAGGCCGCTGCTGCCCAGATCCAGCTGCTCCTGTGGGCAGGTCGTGGGCCCATCAGGCCTCTCTCGTTGGGAGGGGACAGTGGAAGGCCACCGCCTACCCTCTCCCCGCCTCTGAGAGAAGGGACAGGAGAAGCacgggagggagaagaggaaaatggGCTAGCCACCacgaggaggggggtgggggcagcggcGGGCCAGGGGATGTGGCCGGGACGCCCCCAGACAAAGCGCCTGTGGTTCCGTGCCCGCCGGCCGAGGCTCCGTGGCCCAGGCCAGCAGCTCCCGTCCCTTGGCCGCGGAGCCCGCGTGCTGCTAGGGGGGCTCTAGGCCCGGCGCCCCGCAGGAACCTACCCGCCTCGGGCTGCAGGCTGCCCCGTGGCATCCGAGCTCCGGTTGACACGGGGTCTGGGCGCGCCCCCAGCTCTGCCCGCAGCCTGTGCGCTGCGACACAGGAGCCTGCATTCCCGCCCCCCGGCACTCAGGGGCCCCGCTCCCCGGCCCCACCCTCGGACCCCTGACCCCGGGGCCAGGCCCGCtcgctggggcaggggctgcgggTCAGGCGGGACAGAGGGGCCGGGGGTGGCGGCCTCACCCGTATACAGCAGGCGCTCACCGCCGCGCTCCCGGTACATGTGGTAGACGAAGCAGCAGGACAGGGGCTTGAGCAGCAGGCTGAGGATGGCCATGCCCGCGCCGAAGCGCTGCGTGTCCGAGAAGCCCGTCCGCTGGTAGAAGATGCTGAGGTGGACGATGTCCAGGAAGACGGTGGCCGCCAAGCCGCCCAGAAACTGCAAGACAGAGGCACGCGGGCCT
The Vulpes vulpes isolate BD-2025 chromosome 2, VulVul3, whole genome shotgun sequence genome window above contains:
- the AGTRAP gene encoding type-1 angiotensin II receptor-associated protein isoform X2, with the protein product MELPTMILLVHWLLTVWGCITFSGPYPWANFTVLAVGVWAVAQRDSIDAISLFLGGLAATVFLDIVHLSIFYQRTGFSDTQRFGAGMAILSLLLKPLSCCFVYHMYRERGGERLLYTGFLGPSQERSDYQTIESPEVPADPFVGSEGRGHSPQGY
- the AGTRAP gene encoding type-1 angiotensin II receptor-associated protein isoform X5, whose protein sequence is MELPTMILLVHWLLTVWGCITFSGPYPWANFTVLAVGVWAVAQRDSIDAISLFLGGLAATVFLDIVHLSIFYQRTGFSDTQRFGAGMAILSLLLKPLSCCFVYHMYRERGGFLGPSQERSDYQTIESPEVPADPFVGSEGRGHSPQGY
- the AGTRAP gene encoding type-1 angiotensin II receptor-associated protein isoform X4 → MILLVHWLLTVWGCITFSGPYPWANFTVLAVGVWAVAQRDSIDAISLFLGGLAATVFLDIVHLSIFYQRTGFSDTQRFGAGMAILSLLLKPLSCCFVYHMYRERGGERLLYTGFLGPSQERSDYQTIESPEVPADPFVGSEGRGHSPQGY
- the AGTRAP gene encoding type-1 angiotensin II receptor-associated protein isoform X3 produces the protein MELPTVNLKMILLVHWLLTVWGCITFSGPYPWANFTVLAVGVWAVAQRDSIDAISLFLGGLAATVFLDIVHLSIFYQRTGFSDTQRFGAGMAILSLLLKPLSCCFVYHMYRERGGFLGPSQERSDYQTIESPEVPADPFVGSEGRGHSPQGY
- the AGTRAP gene encoding type-1 angiotensin II receptor-associated protein isoform X6, producing the protein MILLVHWLLTVWGCITFSGPYPWANFTVLAVGVWAVAQRDSIDAISLFLGGLAATVFLDIVHLSIFYQRTGFSDTQRFGAGMAILSLLLKPLSCCFVYHMYRERGGFLGPSQERSDYQTIESPEVPADPFVGSEGRGHSPQGY
- the AGTRAP gene encoding type-1 angiotensin II receptor-associated protein isoform X1, which gives rise to MELPTVNLKMILLVHWLLTVWGCITFSGPYPWANFTVLAVGVWAVAQRDSIDAISLFLGGLAATVFLDIVHLSIFYQRTGFSDTQRFGAGMAILSLLLKPLSCCFVYHMYRERGGERLLYTGFLGPSQERSDYQTIESPEVPADPFVGSEGRGHSPQGY